The Oreochromis niloticus isolate F11D_XX linkage group LG2, O_niloticus_UMD_NMBU, whole genome shotgun sequence genome includes a region encoding these proteins:
- the dcps gene encoding m7GpppX diphosphatase, with protein MADTSAKRLLDSDKTGEPAQEVKRGKIDNENGREDGNESVQENVLSGFKTSSVLSDSAREKNIFIYGKVADQDAVVILEKTPIREDSLAELFSGSTLKLEMKNDIYSTYRLQAPPHLNEIKTTVVCPATEKHIKKYQRKESFLVEETEEDYKNITLPYIQKQSFSVQWVYNILEKKAEAERIVYEDPDPDIGFVLLPDFKWDQKQVDDLYLIAIAHQRDIKSLRDLTSERVPLLQNIFQKGKEAILQRYNLPGSKLRVYLHYQPSYYHLHVHFTKLGYDAPGCGVERAHLIADVIQNLQSDPQYYKTRTLYFPLRADDGLLSKFKEAGRL; from the exons ATGGCGGACACGAGCGCCAAACGTCTACTCGACAGCGATAAAACTGGTGAACCAGCTCAAGAAGTCAAGAGGGGGAAAATTGACAATGAGAATGGGCGAGAAGATGGAAATGAGTCGGTCCAGGAAAATGTCCTGTCTGGGTTCAAAACCTCAAGCGTGTTGAGTGACTCCGCCCGAGAGAAAAACATCTTTATCTACGGGAAG GTTGCAGATCAGGATGCCGTGGTTATCCTTGAAAAGACCCCGATCAGAGAAGACTCACTGGCTGAGCTCTTTAGTGGTTCCACACTCAAACTGGAGATGAAAAACGACATCTACAGCACATATCGGCTCCAGGCTCCCCCTCACCTCAATG AGATTAAGACCACAGTGGTGTGTCCAGCCACTGAGAAGCATATAAAGAAATACCAGCGTAAGGAGAGTTTCCTGGTCGAGGAAACGGAGGAAGACTATAAGAATATTACTCTACCCTACATTCAGAAGCAGAGTTTTAGTGTGCAG TGGGTTTACAACATCTTGGAGAAGAAGGCAGAGGCTGAACGGATCGTTTATGAAGATCCAGATCCTGACATCGGCTTTGTCCTCCTTCCGGATTTCAAGTGGGACCAAAAACAG GTGGATGATTTGTACCTCATTGCAATAGCACATCAGAGAGACATCAAGAGCCTTCGAGATCTGACATCAGAGCGTGTCCCGCTGCTGCAGAACATCTTCCAGAAAGGAAAG GAAGCCATCCTCCAGCGCTACAACCTTCCAGGCAGTAAGCTGAGAGTCTATCTGCACTACCAGCCCTCCTATTACCACCTGCACGTCCACTTCACCAAGCTGGGCTATGACGCCCCGGGCTGCGGTGTGGAGCGAGCCCATCTCATCGCTGATGTCATCCAGAACCTCCAGTCAGACCCCCAGTATTACAAAACCCGGACACTGTACTTCCCCCTGAGGGCAGATGATGGACTGCTCAGTAAGTTCAAGGAAGCAGGGAGGCTGTAA